A genome region from Setaria italica strain Yugu1 chromosome III, Setaria_italica_v2.0, whole genome shotgun sequence includes the following:
- the LOC101766751 gene encoding peroxidase 21, producing MRCSRSSSCLVAAAALPYALLLFCCLTTGDAANGGLRLGYYSSTCPPAEDIVREQVAQLYHKHGNTAVSWLRALFHDCMVGSCDASLLLDTSPAAGVSEKSAPRSFGMRNFKYIDVIKAALERECPGTVSCADVLALAARDGAAALGGPRAAMRTGRRDARASRYADVGRDIPNHNDTVAAVLARFAAAGVDAEGAVALLGAHSVGRVHCFNLVGRLYPAVDAGLDPAYGEYLRGRCPTADAREDTRDVAYARNDRATPMALDNMYYKNLLARRGLLLVDQRLADDPRTAPFVARMAADNGYFHDRFAAALLTLSENNPLGADEGEVRRDCRFVNPA from the exons atgaggtgTTCAAGAAGCTCAAGCTGCCTAGTGGCCGCAGCAGCACTGCCCTATGCTCTGCTTCTCTTCTGCTGCCTCACCACTG GGGACGCCGCCAATGGCGGTCTTCGGCTGGGGTACTACTCGTCGACCTGCCCTCCAGCCGAGGACATCGTGAGGGAGCAGGTGGCGCAGCTCTACCACAAGCACGGCAACACGGCGGTGTCGTGGCTGCGCGCCCTGTTCCACGACTGCATGGTGGGGTCCTGCGACGCCTCCCTCCTGCTGGAcacgagccccgccgccggcgtctcgGAGAAGTCCGCGCCGCGGAGCTTCGGCATGAGGAACTTCAAGTACATCGACGTCATCAAGGCCGCGCTGGAGCGGGAGTGCCCGGGgaccgtctcctgcgccgacgtgCTCGCCCTCGCGGCccgggacggcgccgccgcgctgggcgGGCCCCGCGCCGCCATGCGCACGGGCCGGCGGGACGCCCGGGCGAGCCGCTACGCCGACGTCGGGCGCGACATCCCCAACCACAACGACAccgtggcggcggtgctggcccggttcgccgccgccggcgtggacgCCGAGGGCGCGGTGGCGCTCCTCGGCGCGCACTCCGTCGGCCGCGTCCACTGCTTCAACCTGGTGGGCCGGCTGTACCCGGCGGTGGACGCCGGCCTCGACCCGGCCTACGGCGAGTACCTCCGGGGGCGGTGCCCGACGGCGGACGCCAGGGAGGACACGCGCGATGTCGCGTACGCGCGCAACGACCGCGCCACGCCCATGGCGCTCGACAACATGTACTACAAGAACCTGCTGGCGCGGAGGGGGCTCCTGCTCGTCGACCAGCGGCTCGCCGACGACCCGCGCACGGCGCCGTTCGTCGCCAGGATGGCCGCCGACAACGGCTACTTCCACGACCGattcgccgccgcgctgctcacCCTGTCGGAGAACAACCCGCTCGGCGCCGACGAGGGGGAGGTCAGGCGCGACTGCAGGTTCGTCAATCCGGCGTGA